One segment of Chionomys nivalis chromosome 1, mChiNiv1.1, whole genome shotgun sequence DNA contains the following:
- the Znf384 gene encoding zinc finger protein 384 isoform X4, protein MEESHFNSNPYFWPSIPTVSGQIENTMFINKMKDQLLPEKGCGLAPPHYPTLLTVPASVSLSSGISMDTESKSEQLTPHSQASVTQNITVVPVPSTGLMTAGPGLVITSPSGSLVTTASSAQTFPISAPMIVSALPPGSQALQVVPDLSKKVASTLAEEGGGGGGGGGNVAPPKPPRGRKKKRMLESGLPEMNDPYVLAPDDDDDHHKDGKTYRCRMCSLTFYSKSEMQIHSKSHTETKPHKCPHCSKTFANSSYLAQHIRIHSGAKPYSCNFCEKSFRQLSHLQQHTRIHSKMHTETIKPHKCPHCSKTFANTSYLAQHLRIHSGAKPYNCSYCQKAFRQLSHLQQHTRIHTGDRPYKCAHPGCEKAFTQLSNLQSHRRQHNKDKPFKCHNCHRAYTDAASLEAHLSTHTVKHAKVYTCTICSRAYTSETYLMKHMRKHNPPDLQQQVQAAAAAAAVAQAQAQAQAQAQASQASQQQQQQQQPPPPQPPHFQSPGGAPQGGGGGDSNPNPPPQCSFDLTPYKTAEHHKDICLTVTTSTIQVEHLASS, encoded by the exons ATGGAAGAGTCTCACTTCAATTCTAACCCGTACTTCTGGCCTTCTATCCCCACAGTCTCAGGGCAG aTTGAAAACACAATGTTCATCAACAAGATGAAGGATCAGCTATTGCCAGAAAAGGGCTGTGGACTGGCGCCACCTCACTATCCCACTTTGCTGACAGtgcctgcctcagtgtccctgtCCTCTGGCATTAGCATGGACACAGAGTCCAAGTCAGAGCAGCTGACCCCACACAGTCAGGCATCTGTTACCCAGAACATTACTGTGGTCCCTGTGCCATCTACAGGACTGATGACAGCGG GTCCTGGTTTGGTAATCACATCCCCCTCAGGCTCTCTTGTGACCACAGCGTCATCAGCTCAGACCTTCCCTATATCGGCTCCCATGATTGTCTCAGCTCTTCCCCCTGGCTCACAAGCCCTACAGGTGGTCCCTGACCTCTCCAAGAAGGTAGCATCAACCCTAGCTGAGGAAGGAggcggaggtggtggtggaggtggcaATGTGGCTCCTCCTAAACCTCCTCGGGGCCGCAAGAAGAAGCGGATGCTGGAATCAGGGCTTCCTGAGATGAATGACCCTTATGTCCTTGCCCCTGATGACGACGATGACCATCACAAAGATGGCAAGACCTACAG GTGCCGGATGTGCTCACTGACCTTCTACTCAAAGTCGGAGATGCAGATCCACTCCAAGTCACACACCGAGACCAAGCCCCACAAGTGCCCGCACTGCTCCAAGACCTTCGCCAACAGCTCCTACCTGGCCCAGCACATCCGTATCCATTCGGGGGCCAAGCCCTATAGTTGTAACTTCTGTGAGAAATCCTTCCGCCAGCTTTCCCATCTGCAGCAGCACACCCG GATCCACTCCAAGATGCACACGGAGACCATCAAGCCCCACAAGTGCCCACACTGCTCCAAGACCTTCGCCAACACCTCCTACCTGGCTCAGCACCTCCGTATCCACTCGGGGGCCAAGCCCTACAACTGTTCCTACTGCCAGAAGGCCTTCCgccagctctcccacctccaGCAGCACACACG AATCCACACCGGTGATAGGCCGTACAAATGTGCACACCCAGGCTGTGAGAAGGCCTTTACACAACTCTCCAATCTGCAG TCTCACAGAAGGCAGCACAACAAAGACAAACCCTTCAAGTGCCACAATTGTCACCGAGCGTACACAGATGCAGCCTCACTAGAGGCTCACTTATCTACACATACGGTGAAGCACGCCAAGGTGTATACCTGCACAATCTGTAGTCGGGCATACACATCG GAAACATACCTTATGAAACACATGCGCAAACACAACCCTCCTGATCTTCAGCAGCAAGTGcaagcggcggcggcggcggcagcagtggcccaggcccaggctcaggctcaggcccaggcccaggcttCCCAGGcatcacagcagcagcagcagcagcaacagcctccaccaccacaaccaccacactTCCAGTCACCTGGGGGAGCTCCccagggtgggggtggtggggacaGCAACCCGAACCCTCCACCCCAGTGTTCCTTTGACCTGACCCCCTATAAGACGGCAGAGCATCATAAAGACATCTGCCTCACTGTCACCACCAGCACCATCCAGGTGGAGCACCTGGCCAGCTCTTAG
- the Znf384 gene encoding zinc finger protein 384 isoform X7 — protein MEESHFNSNPYFWPSIPTVSGQIENTMFINKMKDQLLPEKGCGLAPPHYPTLLTVPASVSLSSGISMDTESKSEQLTPHSQASVTQNITVVPVPSTGLMTAGVSCSQRWRREGSQSRGPGLVITSPSGSLVTTASSAQTFPISAPMIVSALPPGSQALQVVPDLSKKVASTLAEEGGGGGGGGGNVAPPKPPRGRKKKRMLESGLPEMNDPYVLAPDDDDDHHKDGKTYRCRMCSLTFYSKSEMQIHSKSHTETKPHKCPHCSKTFANSSYLAQHIRIHSGAKPYSCNFCEKSFRQLSHLQQHTRIHTGDRPYKCAHPGCEKAFTQLSNLQSHRRQHNKDKPFKCHNCHRAYTDAASLEAHLSTHTVKHAKVYTCTICSRAYTSETYLMKHMRKHNPPDLQQQVQAAAAAAAVAQAQAQAQAQAQASQASQQQQQQQQPPPPQPPHFQSPGGAPQGGGGGDSNPNPPPQCSFDLTPYKTAEHHKDICLTVTTSTIQVEHLASS, from the exons ATGGAAGAGTCTCACTTCAATTCTAACCCGTACTTCTGGCCTTCTATCCCCACAGTCTCAGGGCAG aTTGAAAACACAATGTTCATCAACAAGATGAAGGATCAGCTATTGCCAGAAAAGGGCTGTGGACTGGCGCCACCTCACTATCCCACTTTGCTGACAGtgcctgcctcagtgtccctgtCCTCTGGCATTAGCATGGACACAGAGTCCAAGTCAGAGCAGCTGACCCCACACAGTCAGGCATCTGTTACCCAGAACATTACTGTGGTCCCTGTGCCATCTACAGGACTGATGACAGCGG GAGTCTCCTGTTCTCAGAggtggagaagagaagggagtcaATCAAGGG GTCCTGGTTTGGTAATCACATCCCCCTCAGGCTCTCTTGTGACCACAGCGTCATCAGCTCAGACCTTCCCTATATCGGCTCCCATGATTGTCTCAGCTCTTCCCCCTGGCTCACAAGCCCTACAGGTGGTCCCTGACCTCTCCAAGAAGGTAGCATCAACCCTAGCTGAGGAAGGAggcggaggtggtggtggaggtggcaATGTGGCTCCTCCTAAACCTCCTCGGGGCCGCAAGAAGAAGCGGATGCTGGAATCAGGGCTTCCTGAGATGAATGACCCTTATGTCCTTGCCCCTGATGACGACGATGACCATCACAAAGATGGCAAGACCTACAG GTGCCGGATGTGCTCACTGACCTTCTACTCAAAGTCGGAGATGCAGATCCACTCCAAGTCACACACCGAGACCAAGCCCCACAAGTGCCCGCACTGCTCCAAGACCTTCGCCAACAGCTCCTACCTGGCCCAGCACATCCGTATCCATTCGGGGGCCAAGCCCTATAGTTGTAACTTCTGTGAGAAATCCTTCCGCCAGCTTTCCCATCTGCAGCAGCACACCCG AATCCACACCGGTGATAGGCCGTACAAATGTGCACACCCAGGCTGTGAGAAGGCCTTTACACAACTCTCCAATCTGCAG TCTCACAGAAGGCAGCACAACAAAGACAAACCCTTCAAGTGCCACAATTGTCACCGAGCGTACACAGATGCAGCCTCACTAGAGGCTCACTTATCTACACATACGGTGAAGCACGCCAAGGTGTATACCTGCACAATCTGTAGTCGGGCATACACATCG GAAACATACCTTATGAAACACATGCGCAAACACAACCCTCCTGATCTTCAGCAGCAAGTGcaagcggcggcggcggcggcagcagtggcccaggcccaggctcaggctcaggcccaggcccaggcttCCCAGGcatcacagcagcagcagcagcagcaacagcctccaccaccacaaccaccacactTCCAGTCACCTGGGGGAGCTCCccagggtgggggtggtggggacaGCAACCCGAACCCTCCACCCCAGTGTTCCTTTGACCTGACCCCCTATAAGACGGCAGAGCATCATAAAGACATCTGCCTCACTGTCACCACCAGCACCATCCAGGTGGAGCACCTGGCCAGCTCTTAG
- the Znf384 gene encoding zinc finger protein 384 isoform X1, producing MEESHFNSNPYFWPSIPTVSGQIENTMFINKMKDQLLPEKGCGLAPPHYPTLLTVPASVSLSSGISMDTESKSEQLTPHSQASVTQNITVVPVPSTGLMTAGVSCSQRWRREGSQSRGPGLVITSPSGSLVTTASSAQTFPISAPMIVSALPPGSQALQVVPDLSKKVASTLAEEGGGGGGGGGNVAPPKPPRGRKKKRMLESGLPEMNDPYVLAPDDDDDHHKDGKTYRSEGNCGTGNGQSLGLMDSVPGSTTNLLCDPGCRMCSLTFYSKSEMQIHSKSHTETKPHKCPHCSKTFANSSYLAQHIRIHSGAKPYSCNFCEKSFRQLSHLQQHTRIHSKMHTETIKPHKCPHCSKTFANTSYLAQHLRIHSGAKPYNCSYCQKAFRQLSHLQQHTRIHTGDRPYKCAHPGCEKAFTQLSNLQSHRRQHNKDKPFKCHNCHRAYTDAASLEAHLSTHTVKHAKVYTCTICSRAYTSETYLMKHMRKHNPPDLQQQVQAAAAAAAVAQAQAQAQAQAQASQASQQQQQQQQPPPPQPPHFQSPGGAPQGGGGGDSNPNPPPQCSFDLTPYKTAEHHKDICLTVTTSTIQVEHLASS from the exons ATGGAAGAGTCTCACTTCAATTCTAACCCGTACTTCTGGCCTTCTATCCCCACAGTCTCAGGGCAG aTTGAAAACACAATGTTCATCAACAAGATGAAGGATCAGCTATTGCCAGAAAAGGGCTGTGGACTGGCGCCACCTCACTATCCCACTTTGCTGACAGtgcctgcctcagtgtccctgtCCTCTGGCATTAGCATGGACACAGAGTCCAAGTCAGAGCAGCTGACCCCACACAGTCAGGCATCTGTTACCCAGAACATTACTGTGGTCCCTGTGCCATCTACAGGACTGATGACAGCGG GAGTCTCCTGTTCTCAGAggtggagaagagaagggagtcaATCAAGGG GTCCTGGTTTGGTAATCACATCCCCCTCAGGCTCTCTTGTGACCACAGCGTCATCAGCTCAGACCTTCCCTATATCGGCTCCCATGATTGTCTCAGCTCTTCCCCCTGGCTCACAAGCCCTACAGGTGGTCCCTGACCTCTCCAAGAAGGTAGCATCAACCCTAGCTGAGGAAGGAggcggaggtggtggtggaggtggcaATGTGGCTCCTCCTAAACCTCCTCGGGGCCGCAAGAAGAAGCGGATGCTGGAATCAGGGCTTCCTGAGATGAATGACCCTTATGTCCTTGCCCCTGATGACGACGATGACCATCACAAAGATGGCAAGACCTACAG GAGCGAAGGGAACTGCGGCACAGGAAATGGACAGAGCCTTGGGCTCATGGATTCAGTTCCCGGCTCCACCACGaacttgctgtgtgaccctgg GTGCCGGATGTGCTCACTGACCTTCTACTCAAAGTCGGAGATGCAGATCCACTCCAAGTCACACACCGAGACCAAGCCCCACAAGTGCCCGCACTGCTCCAAGACCTTCGCCAACAGCTCCTACCTGGCCCAGCACATCCGTATCCATTCGGGGGCCAAGCCCTATAGTTGTAACTTCTGTGAGAAATCCTTCCGCCAGCTTTCCCATCTGCAGCAGCACACCCG GATCCACTCCAAGATGCACACGGAGACCATCAAGCCCCACAAGTGCCCACACTGCTCCAAGACCTTCGCCAACACCTCCTACCTGGCTCAGCACCTCCGTATCCACTCGGGGGCCAAGCCCTACAACTGTTCCTACTGCCAGAAGGCCTTCCgccagctctcccacctccaGCAGCACACACG AATCCACACCGGTGATAGGCCGTACAAATGTGCACACCCAGGCTGTGAGAAGGCCTTTACACAACTCTCCAATCTGCAG TCTCACAGAAGGCAGCACAACAAAGACAAACCCTTCAAGTGCCACAATTGTCACCGAGCGTACACAGATGCAGCCTCACTAGAGGCTCACTTATCTACACATACGGTGAAGCACGCCAAGGTGTATACCTGCACAATCTGTAGTCGGGCATACACATCG GAAACATACCTTATGAAACACATGCGCAAACACAACCCTCCTGATCTTCAGCAGCAAGTGcaagcggcggcggcggcggcagcagtggcccaggcccaggctcaggctcaggcccaggcccaggcttCCCAGGcatcacagcagcagcagcagcagcaacagcctccaccaccacaaccaccacactTCCAGTCACCTGGGGGAGCTCCccagggtgggggtggtggggacaGCAACCCGAACCCTCCACCCCAGTGTTCCTTTGACCTGACCCCCTATAAGACGGCAGAGCATCATAAAGACATCTGCCTCACTGTCACCACCAGCACCATCCAGGTGGAGCACCTGGCCAGCTCTTAG
- the Znf384 gene encoding zinc finger protein 384 isoform X5, which produces MEESHFNSNPYFWPSIPTVSGQIENTMFINKMKDQLLPEKGCGLAPPHYPTLLTVPASVSLSSGISMDTESKSEQLTPHSQASVTQNITVVPVPSTGLMTAGVSCSQRWRREGSQSRGPGLVITSPSGSLVTTASSAQTFPISAPMIVSALPPGSQALQVVPDLSKKVASTLAEEGGGGGGGGGNVAPPKPPRGRKKKRMLESGLPEMNDPYVLAPDDDDDHHKDGKTYRSEGNCGTGNGQSLGLMDSVPGSTTNLLCDPGCRMCSLTFYSKSEMQIHSKSHTETKPHKCPHCSKTFANSSYLAQHIRIHSGAKPYSCNFCEKSFRQLSHLQQHTRIHTGDRPYKCAHPGCEKAFTQLSNLQSHRRQHNKDKPFKCHNCHRAYTDAASLEAHLSTHTVKHAKVYTCTICSRAYTSETYLMKHMRKHNPPDLQQQVQAAAAAAAVAQAQAQAQAQAQASQASQQQQQQQQPPPPQPPHFQSPGGAPQGGGGGDSNPNPPPQCSFDLTPYKTAEHHKDICLTVTTSTIQVEHLASS; this is translated from the exons ATGGAAGAGTCTCACTTCAATTCTAACCCGTACTTCTGGCCTTCTATCCCCACAGTCTCAGGGCAG aTTGAAAACACAATGTTCATCAACAAGATGAAGGATCAGCTATTGCCAGAAAAGGGCTGTGGACTGGCGCCACCTCACTATCCCACTTTGCTGACAGtgcctgcctcagtgtccctgtCCTCTGGCATTAGCATGGACACAGAGTCCAAGTCAGAGCAGCTGACCCCACACAGTCAGGCATCTGTTACCCAGAACATTACTGTGGTCCCTGTGCCATCTACAGGACTGATGACAGCGG GAGTCTCCTGTTCTCAGAggtggagaagagaagggagtcaATCAAGGG GTCCTGGTTTGGTAATCACATCCCCCTCAGGCTCTCTTGTGACCACAGCGTCATCAGCTCAGACCTTCCCTATATCGGCTCCCATGATTGTCTCAGCTCTTCCCCCTGGCTCACAAGCCCTACAGGTGGTCCCTGACCTCTCCAAGAAGGTAGCATCAACCCTAGCTGAGGAAGGAggcggaggtggtggtggaggtggcaATGTGGCTCCTCCTAAACCTCCTCGGGGCCGCAAGAAGAAGCGGATGCTGGAATCAGGGCTTCCTGAGATGAATGACCCTTATGTCCTTGCCCCTGATGACGACGATGACCATCACAAAGATGGCAAGACCTACAG GAGCGAAGGGAACTGCGGCACAGGAAATGGACAGAGCCTTGGGCTCATGGATTCAGTTCCCGGCTCCACCACGaacttgctgtgtgaccctgg GTGCCGGATGTGCTCACTGACCTTCTACTCAAAGTCGGAGATGCAGATCCACTCCAAGTCACACACCGAGACCAAGCCCCACAAGTGCCCGCACTGCTCCAAGACCTTCGCCAACAGCTCCTACCTGGCCCAGCACATCCGTATCCATTCGGGGGCCAAGCCCTATAGTTGTAACTTCTGTGAGAAATCCTTCCGCCAGCTTTCCCATCTGCAGCAGCACACCCG AATCCACACCGGTGATAGGCCGTACAAATGTGCACACCCAGGCTGTGAGAAGGCCTTTACACAACTCTCCAATCTGCAG TCTCACAGAAGGCAGCACAACAAAGACAAACCCTTCAAGTGCCACAATTGTCACCGAGCGTACACAGATGCAGCCTCACTAGAGGCTCACTTATCTACACATACGGTGAAGCACGCCAAGGTGTATACCTGCACAATCTGTAGTCGGGCATACACATCG GAAACATACCTTATGAAACACATGCGCAAACACAACCCTCCTGATCTTCAGCAGCAAGTGcaagcggcggcggcggcggcagcagtggcccaggcccaggctcaggctcaggcccaggcccaggcttCCCAGGcatcacagcagcagcagcagcagcaacagcctccaccaccacaaccaccacactTCCAGTCACCTGGGGGAGCTCCccagggtgggggtggtggggacaGCAACCCGAACCCTCCACCCCAGTGTTCCTTTGACCTGACCCCCTATAAGACGGCAGAGCATCATAAAGACATCTGCCTCACTGTCACCACCAGCACCATCCAGGTGGAGCACCTGGCCAGCTCTTAG
- the Znf384 gene encoding zinc finger protein 384 isoform X3 — protein MEESHFNSNPYFWPSIPTVSGQIENTMFINKMKDQLLPEKGCGLAPPHYPTLLTVPASVSLSSGISMDTESKSEQLTPHSQASVTQNITVVPVPSTGLMTAGVSCSQRWRREGSQSRGPGLVITSPSGSLVTTASSAQTFPISAPMIVSALPPGSQALQVVPDLSKKVASTLAEEGGGGGGGGGNVAPPKPPRGRKKKRMLESGLPEMNDPYVLAPDDDDDHHKDGKTYRCRMCSLTFYSKSEMQIHSKSHTETKPHKCPHCSKTFANSSYLAQHIRIHSGAKPYSCNFCEKSFRQLSHLQQHTRIHSKMHTETIKPHKCPHCSKTFANTSYLAQHLRIHSGAKPYNCSYCQKAFRQLSHLQQHTRIHTGDRPYKCAHPGCEKAFTQLSNLQSHRRQHNKDKPFKCHNCHRAYTDAASLEAHLSTHTVKHAKVYTCTICSRAYTSETYLMKHMRKHNPPDLQQQVQAAAAAAAVAQAQAQAQAQAQASQASQQQQQQQQPPPPQPPHFQSPGGAPQGGGGGDSNPNPPPQCSFDLTPYKTAEHHKDICLTVTTSTIQVEHLASS, from the exons ATGGAAGAGTCTCACTTCAATTCTAACCCGTACTTCTGGCCTTCTATCCCCACAGTCTCAGGGCAG aTTGAAAACACAATGTTCATCAACAAGATGAAGGATCAGCTATTGCCAGAAAAGGGCTGTGGACTGGCGCCACCTCACTATCCCACTTTGCTGACAGtgcctgcctcagtgtccctgtCCTCTGGCATTAGCATGGACACAGAGTCCAAGTCAGAGCAGCTGACCCCACACAGTCAGGCATCTGTTACCCAGAACATTACTGTGGTCCCTGTGCCATCTACAGGACTGATGACAGCGG GAGTCTCCTGTTCTCAGAggtggagaagagaagggagtcaATCAAGGG GTCCTGGTTTGGTAATCACATCCCCCTCAGGCTCTCTTGTGACCACAGCGTCATCAGCTCAGACCTTCCCTATATCGGCTCCCATGATTGTCTCAGCTCTTCCCCCTGGCTCACAAGCCCTACAGGTGGTCCCTGACCTCTCCAAGAAGGTAGCATCAACCCTAGCTGAGGAAGGAggcggaggtggtggtggaggtggcaATGTGGCTCCTCCTAAACCTCCTCGGGGCCGCAAGAAGAAGCGGATGCTGGAATCAGGGCTTCCTGAGATGAATGACCCTTATGTCCTTGCCCCTGATGACGACGATGACCATCACAAAGATGGCAAGACCTACAG GTGCCGGATGTGCTCACTGACCTTCTACTCAAAGTCGGAGATGCAGATCCACTCCAAGTCACACACCGAGACCAAGCCCCACAAGTGCCCGCACTGCTCCAAGACCTTCGCCAACAGCTCCTACCTGGCCCAGCACATCCGTATCCATTCGGGGGCCAAGCCCTATAGTTGTAACTTCTGTGAGAAATCCTTCCGCCAGCTTTCCCATCTGCAGCAGCACACCCG GATCCACTCCAAGATGCACACGGAGACCATCAAGCCCCACAAGTGCCCACACTGCTCCAAGACCTTCGCCAACACCTCCTACCTGGCTCAGCACCTCCGTATCCACTCGGGGGCCAAGCCCTACAACTGTTCCTACTGCCAGAAGGCCTTCCgccagctctcccacctccaGCAGCACACACG AATCCACACCGGTGATAGGCCGTACAAATGTGCACACCCAGGCTGTGAGAAGGCCTTTACACAACTCTCCAATCTGCAG TCTCACAGAAGGCAGCACAACAAAGACAAACCCTTCAAGTGCCACAATTGTCACCGAGCGTACACAGATGCAGCCTCACTAGAGGCTCACTTATCTACACATACGGTGAAGCACGCCAAGGTGTATACCTGCACAATCTGTAGTCGGGCATACACATCG GAAACATACCTTATGAAACACATGCGCAAACACAACCCTCCTGATCTTCAGCAGCAAGTGcaagcggcggcggcggcggcagcagtggcccaggcccaggctcaggctcaggcccaggcccaggcttCCCAGGcatcacagcagcagcagcagcagcaacagcctccaccaccacaaccaccacactTCCAGTCACCTGGGGGAGCTCCccagggtgggggtggtggggacaGCAACCCGAACCCTCCACCCCAGTGTTCCTTTGACCTGACCCCCTATAAGACGGCAGAGCATCATAAAGACATCTGCCTCACTGTCACCACCAGCACCATCCAGGTGGAGCACCTGGCCAGCTCTTAG
- the Znf384 gene encoding zinc finger protein 384 isoform X2 — MEESHFNSNPYFWPSIPTVSGQIENTMFINKMKDQLLPEKGCGLAPPHYPTLLTVPASVSLSSGISMDTESKSEQLTPHSQASVTQNITVVPVPSTGLMTAGPGLVITSPSGSLVTTASSAQTFPISAPMIVSALPPGSQALQVVPDLSKKVASTLAEEGGGGGGGGGNVAPPKPPRGRKKKRMLESGLPEMNDPYVLAPDDDDDHHKDGKTYRSEGNCGTGNGQSLGLMDSVPGSTTNLLCDPGCRMCSLTFYSKSEMQIHSKSHTETKPHKCPHCSKTFANSSYLAQHIRIHSGAKPYSCNFCEKSFRQLSHLQQHTRIHSKMHTETIKPHKCPHCSKTFANTSYLAQHLRIHSGAKPYNCSYCQKAFRQLSHLQQHTRIHTGDRPYKCAHPGCEKAFTQLSNLQSHRRQHNKDKPFKCHNCHRAYTDAASLEAHLSTHTVKHAKVYTCTICSRAYTSETYLMKHMRKHNPPDLQQQVQAAAAAAAVAQAQAQAQAQAQASQASQQQQQQQQPPPPQPPHFQSPGGAPQGGGGGDSNPNPPPQCSFDLTPYKTAEHHKDICLTVTTSTIQVEHLASS, encoded by the exons ATGGAAGAGTCTCACTTCAATTCTAACCCGTACTTCTGGCCTTCTATCCCCACAGTCTCAGGGCAG aTTGAAAACACAATGTTCATCAACAAGATGAAGGATCAGCTATTGCCAGAAAAGGGCTGTGGACTGGCGCCACCTCACTATCCCACTTTGCTGACAGtgcctgcctcagtgtccctgtCCTCTGGCATTAGCATGGACACAGAGTCCAAGTCAGAGCAGCTGACCCCACACAGTCAGGCATCTGTTACCCAGAACATTACTGTGGTCCCTGTGCCATCTACAGGACTGATGACAGCGG GTCCTGGTTTGGTAATCACATCCCCCTCAGGCTCTCTTGTGACCACAGCGTCATCAGCTCAGACCTTCCCTATATCGGCTCCCATGATTGTCTCAGCTCTTCCCCCTGGCTCACAAGCCCTACAGGTGGTCCCTGACCTCTCCAAGAAGGTAGCATCAACCCTAGCTGAGGAAGGAggcggaggtggtggtggaggtggcaATGTGGCTCCTCCTAAACCTCCTCGGGGCCGCAAGAAGAAGCGGATGCTGGAATCAGGGCTTCCTGAGATGAATGACCCTTATGTCCTTGCCCCTGATGACGACGATGACCATCACAAAGATGGCAAGACCTACAG GAGCGAAGGGAACTGCGGCACAGGAAATGGACAGAGCCTTGGGCTCATGGATTCAGTTCCCGGCTCCACCACGaacttgctgtgtgaccctgg GTGCCGGATGTGCTCACTGACCTTCTACTCAAAGTCGGAGATGCAGATCCACTCCAAGTCACACACCGAGACCAAGCCCCACAAGTGCCCGCACTGCTCCAAGACCTTCGCCAACAGCTCCTACCTGGCCCAGCACATCCGTATCCATTCGGGGGCCAAGCCCTATAGTTGTAACTTCTGTGAGAAATCCTTCCGCCAGCTTTCCCATCTGCAGCAGCACACCCG GATCCACTCCAAGATGCACACGGAGACCATCAAGCCCCACAAGTGCCCACACTGCTCCAAGACCTTCGCCAACACCTCCTACCTGGCTCAGCACCTCCGTATCCACTCGGGGGCCAAGCCCTACAACTGTTCCTACTGCCAGAAGGCCTTCCgccagctctcccacctccaGCAGCACACACG AATCCACACCGGTGATAGGCCGTACAAATGTGCACACCCAGGCTGTGAGAAGGCCTTTACACAACTCTCCAATCTGCAG TCTCACAGAAGGCAGCACAACAAAGACAAACCCTTCAAGTGCCACAATTGTCACCGAGCGTACACAGATGCAGCCTCACTAGAGGCTCACTTATCTACACATACGGTGAAGCACGCCAAGGTGTATACCTGCACAATCTGTAGTCGGGCATACACATCG GAAACATACCTTATGAAACACATGCGCAAACACAACCCTCCTGATCTTCAGCAGCAAGTGcaagcggcggcggcggcggcagcagtggcccaggcccaggctcaggctcaggcccaggcccaggcttCCCAGGcatcacagcagcagcagcagcagcaacagcctccaccaccacaaccaccacactTCCAGTCACCTGGGGGAGCTCCccagggtgggggtggtggggacaGCAACCCGAACCCTCCACCCCAGTGTTCCTTTGACCTGACCCCCTATAAGACGGCAGAGCATCATAAAGACATCTGCCTCACTGTCACCACCAGCACCATCCAGGTGGAGCACCTGGCCAGCTCTTAG